Proteins encoded by one window of Planktothrix tepida PCC 9214:
- a CDS encoding GUN4 domain-containing protein — translation MSEERLKQALRNWQDKLAHFEYELSYTASAEKKFELRKCIEECDTAIQRLKTTISDLEQEQQKQQLNSPNIPQIVKIELKSEKGVDYSQLRDLLASGKWREADEETARVMYLAAGRQKEGWLRVEDIDNFPCEDLRTINQLWLHYSNGKFGFSVQKEIYQSLGGTREYNEEVWKKFCDRVGWREKGEWLSYKDLTFDPVEARSGYLPFCPVEGGFLDFGNLFSRAETCNL, via the coding sequence ATGTCTGAGGAGAGGTTAAAGCAAGCGCTTAGAAATTGGCAAGATAAGCTGGCTCATTTTGAGTATGAATTGTCCTATACTGCTAGTGCAGAAAAGAAGTTTGAGTTAAGGAAATGTATTGAAGAATGCGATACAGCGATTCAAAGATTAAAAACTACAATCTCTGATTTAGAGCAGGAGCAACAAAAGCAACAGTTAAACTCACCAAATATTCCCCAAATCGTAAAAATTGAACTTAAAAGTGAAAAGGGTGTTGACTACTCTCAACTGCGTGACCTTTTAGCATCAGGAAAGTGGAGAGAAGCAGACGAGGAAACGGCACGAGTAATGTATCTCGCTGCGGGAAGGCAGAAAGAAGGATGGCTGCGAGTAGAAGATATTGATAACTTTCCCTGTGAGGATTTACGCACCATTAACCAACTTTGGCTGCATTACAGTAACGGTAAGTTTGGTTTCAGTGTTCAGAAGGAAATTTACCAAAGTCTGGGAGGTACAAGAGAGTATAATGAGGAGGTCTGGAAAAAGTTTTGCGATCGCGTGGGTTGGCGCGAGAAAGGAGAGTGGTTGAGTTATAAAGACCTAACTTTTGATCCAGTGGAAGCCCGGAGTGGCTACCTCCCGTTTTGCCCGGTAGAGGGGGGGTTTTTGGATTTTGGTAATCTCTTCTCTCGCGCAGAGACTTGTAACCTGTAG